From Camelina sativa cultivar DH55 chromosome 20, Cs, whole genome shotgun sequence, the proteins below share one genomic window:
- the LOC104770800 gene encoding GDSL esterase/lipase At4g10955-like, protein MGRGSLRKMLGGGAIASESETDNFSIFGPFHLTSIDWTSSYYRTSVASSLVNGVYTLEGDRLEKRVGSESLAKPWWEFFNFTLLETLMDDDGSIYGAVFEYKLYNLYQNTPYVKVPHHVIAFRGTMLKGKTWKSDMKLNLKISFNNLHQGGRPMHAVKAIRNMVEKYSESAIWLAGHSLGAALVLLAGKTMTSVGFLLESYIFNPPISSLPLEQLPGGDMIKNVFQIAKSVVKATVAMALTDLVVQDQDDPKTASWIPYLYVNPADPICAGYIDYFRHKTYMCEIGAGEIERTGARKSVRSLLVRKIRGKSSTSGLSTEPLHLLPSADMTVNNNKPTKSTTAHGLQQWWERDSTLLANWESCCIRPYPEGKLEQLTLQ, encoded by the exons atgggaCGGGGTTCTCTCAGAAAAATGTTGGGAGGAGGAGCGATTGCCTCAGAGTCAGAGACCGATAACTTCAGCATTTTTGGCCCCTTCCATCTTACATCTATTGActg GACCAGTTCGTACTACCGAACCTCAGTGGCATCAAGTTTGGTAAATGGAGTGTACACACTGGAAGGGGACAGGCTTGAGAAACGGGTTGGTTCCGAGTCACTAGCCAAGCCTTGGTGGGAGTTTTTCAACTTCACTTTGCTCGAAACCTTGATGGATGATGACGGCTCCATATACGGTGCTGTTTTCGAATACAAGCTTTACAACCTTTACCAGAATACCCCATATGTGAAAGTTCCACACCATGTTATTGCCTTCCGTGGCACGATGCTAAAAGGAAAAACTTGGAAGTCTGATATGAAACTTAACCTCAAAATAAGCTTCAACAACCTCCATCAAGGCGGCAGGCCTATGCATGCTGTTAAAGCAATCCGCAATATGGTGGAAAAATATAGCGAGTCAGCTATATGGCTTGCTGGACACTCTTTGGGAGCCGCACTAGTTTTGCTGGCTGGAAAGACCATGACAAGTGTTGGATTCCTCCTTGAAAGTTACATATTCAATCCACCCATCTCGTCTCTTCCTCTAGAGCAGCTACCTGGGGGAGATATGATCAAAAATGTGTTTCAAATCGCCAAGAGTGTTGTCAAAGCCACCGTAGCCATGGCCTTAACCGATCTAGTG GTTCAAGATCAAGACGATCCAAAAACAGCATCGTGGATACCTTACTTATATGTAAACCCAGCAGATCCAATATGTGCAGGATATATTGATTACTTTAGACACAAAACCTACATGTGTGAGATCGGTGCAGGCGAAATCGAAAGAACCGGTGCAAGAAAATCAGTTAGGAGTCTATTGGTCAGAAAGATTAGAGGAAAATCATCAACGTCGGGTTTGTCGACAGAacctcttcaccttcttccatcAGCAGATATGACTGTAAACAATAACAAGCCGACTAAATCTACGACAGCTCATGGGCTTCAACAATGGTGGGAGCGAGACTCTACCCTGCTGGCAAATTGGGAAAGTTGCTGCATTAGGCCTTACCCTGAAGGCAAGTTGGAGCAGTTAACCCTACAATAA
- the LOC104770799 gene encoding GDSL esterase/lipase At4g10955-like, which yields MAMYGCPVESYIFNPPISLIPLEQLVESEELKCAVRLIRDIVKAGIARVLDLNEGQGSHLFMNLASWRPHLFVNQSDPICSEYIGYFNHRDDMGELQLGRIERLARYSIRKILFGGGGQSSSSSYSSEEHLHFLPSAFVMVNTFISPDFQTDHGIHQWWNPMLGHYSYQFNV from the exons ATGGCTATGTACGGATGCCCCGTCGAATCTTACATCTTTAACCCGCCTATCTCCTTGATTCCTCTAGAGCAGCTAGTTGAGAGTGAGGAACTTAAATGTGCGGTCAGACTCATCAGAGATATTGTCAAAGCCGGCATAGCCAGAGTCTTAGACCTAAATGAG GGTCAAGGAAGCCATCTATTTATGAATTTAGCTTCCTGGAGACCTCATTTGTTTGTGAACCAATCAGATCCAATCTGCTCAGAATATATTGGTTATTTCAATCACAGAGACGATATGGGTGAGCTGCAACTCGGCAGGATCGAGAGGCTGGCTAGATACTCGATTAGGAAAATATTGTTCGGAGGGGGAGGACAAAGTTCGTCGTCGTCGTATTCTTCAGAAGAGCATCTCCATTTTCTTCCGTCGGCCTTTGTGATGGTGAACACATTCATATCACCGGATTTTCAGACAGATCATGGGATTCATCAATGGTGGAATCCTATGCTCGGACATTATTCATACCAATTTAATGTATGA